Proteins encoded within one genomic window of Amycolatopsis nigrescens CSC17Ta-90:
- a CDS encoding bifunctional rhamnulose-1-phosphate aldolase/short-chain dehydrogenase codes for MGRVIPELLARSNRLGADPANTNYAGGNTSAKGTATDPVTGAPVDLLWVKGSGGDLGTLTEQGLAVLRLDRLRALVDVYPGVEREDEMVAAFDYCLHGKGGAAPSIDTAMHGLVDAPHVDHLHPDSGIALATAADGERLTERCFGDRVVWVPWRRPGFQLGLDIAAIKAAHPRAIGCILGGHGITAWGETSDQAEAHSLEIIRTAAEFLAEHGRAEPFGPVVHRPLPEAERRERAAALAPVIRGLASTDRRQIGHFTDTEVVLDFLAGAEHPRLAALGTSCPDHFLRTKVRPLVLDLPPAAPLDEVVERLKELHADYREQYRAYYERHAEPDSPAMRGADPAIVLVPGVGMFSFGADAQTARVAGEFYVNAINVMRGAESVSSYAPIDEREKFRIEYWSLEEAKLQRRPKPKSLATRVALVTGAGSGIGRAIARRLVAEGACVVVADVNAEAAREVVTELGGRDRAISVTADVTDEDQIAEAFRAASLAFGGVDLVVNNAGLSISKPLLETSVRDWDLQHDVMARGSFLVSREAARVMLAQGFGGDLVYVASKNSVFAGPNNVAYSATKADQAHQVRLLAAELGAHGIRVNGVNPDGVVRGSGIFAGGWGAQRAAVYGVQEEELGAFYAQRTLLKREVLPEHVANAVFVLTGGELAHTTGLHVPVDAGVAAAFLR; via the coding sequence GTGGGGCGCGTGATCCCCGAACTGCTGGCCAGGTCCAACCGGTTGGGGGCGGATCCGGCGAACACCAACTACGCCGGCGGGAACACCTCCGCGAAGGGCACCGCGACCGACCCGGTCACCGGGGCACCGGTGGACCTGTTGTGGGTCAAGGGTTCCGGCGGTGACCTCGGCACGCTTACCGAACAGGGACTGGCGGTGCTGAGGCTGGATCGGCTGCGCGCGCTGGTCGACGTCTATCCCGGCGTGGAGCGCGAAGACGAGATGGTCGCCGCGTTCGACTACTGCTTACATGGAAAAGGTGGCGCGGCGCCGTCCATCGACACTGCCATGCACGGCCTCGTGGACGCGCCGCACGTGGACCACCTGCACCCGGATTCGGGGATCGCGCTGGCCACTGCGGCGGACGGCGAGCGGCTGACCGAGCGGTGTTTCGGCGACCGGGTGGTCTGGGTGCCGTGGCGGCGGCCGGGTTTCCAGCTGGGCCTTGACATCGCCGCGATCAAGGCGGCACACCCGCGGGCGATCGGCTGCATCCTCGGCGGGCACGGCATCACCGCCTGGGGGGAGACTTCGGACCAGGCCGAGGCGCATTCGCTGGAGATTATCCGCACCGCGGCGGAGTTCCTCGCCGAGCACGGCCGCGCGGAACCGTTCGGCCCGGTCGTGCACCGGCCGCTGCCCGAGGCCGAGCGCAGGGAGCGGGCCGCCGCGCTCGCCCCGGTCATCCGCGGCCTCGCGTCCACCGACCGGCGCCAGATCGGACATTTCACCGACACCGAGGTGGTGCTCGACTTCCTGGCCGGCGCCGAGCATCCGCGACTGGCCGCGCTCGGCACCTCCTGCCCGGACCACTTCCTGCGCACCAAGGTCCGTCCGCTGGTGCTGGACCTGCCGCCGGCCGCGCCGCTGGACGAGGTCGTCGAACGGCTGAAGGAACTGCACGCGGACTATCGCGAGCAGTACCGCGCCTACTACGAGCGGCACGCCGAGCCGGACTCCCCGGCGATGCGCGGGGCGGACCCGGCGATCGTGCTGGTGCCGGGGGTGGGCATGTTCTCCTTCGGCGCCGACGCGCAGACCGCAAGGGTGGCGGGGGAGTTCTACGTCAACGCGATCAACGTGATGCGCGGCGCGGAATCCGTGTCCTCGTACGCGCCGATCGACGAGCGCGAGAAGTTCCGCATCGAGTACTGGTCGTTGGAGGAGGCGAAGCTCCAGCGGCGGCCGAAACCGAAGTCCCTCGCCACCAGGGTCGCACTGGTCACCGGCGCCGGTTCGGGGATAGGCAGAGCGATCGCGCGGCGGCTCGTCGCCGAAGGGGCCTGTGTGGTGGTCGCCGATGTCAACGCCGAGGCCGCGCGGGAGGTGGTGACCGAGCTCGGCGGCCGGGACAGGGCCATCTCGGTGACCGCGGACGTCACCGACGAGGATCAGATAGCGGAAGCCTTCCGTGCCGCGTCACTGGCTTTCGGCGGCGTGGACCTGGTGGTGAACAACGCCGGACTGTCGATTTCCAAGCCGCTGCTGGAAACCTCGGTGCGCGACTGGGACCTTCAGCACGACGTGATGGCGCGCGGCTCCTTCCTGGTCTCGCGTGAGGCGGCCCGGGTGATGCTGGCGCAGGGCTTCGGCGGGGACCTGGTTTACGTCGCCAGCAAGAACTCCGTGTTCGCCGGGCCGAACAACGTGGCCTACAGCGCGACGAAGGCGGACCAGGCGCACCAGGTCCGGCTGCTGGCCGCCGAACTCGGCGCGCACGGCATCCGGGTCAACGGGGTGAACCCGGACGGCGTGGTGCGTGGCTCCGGCATCTTCGCCGGCGGCTGGGGTGCGCAGCGGGCGGCGGTGTACGGGGTGCAGGAGGAGGAACTCGGCGCGTTCTACGCCCAGCGCACCCTGCTCAAACGCGAGGTGCTGCCGGAGCACGTGGCGAACGCGGTGTTCGTGCTGACCGGCGGCGAACTGGCGCACACCACCGGACTGCACGTGCCGGTGGACGCCGGTGTGGCGGCTGCGTTCCTGCGATGA
- the rhaI gene encoding L-rhamnose isomerase translates to MSAPAAVSQRLRTQRIETPSWAYGNSGTRFKVFAQPGVPRTVQEKIDDAAQVHAFTGVAPSVALHIPWDKVDDYGKLADYAEAAGIRLGTINANVFQDDDYKLGSVTNPDPRVRRKALDHLLDCVDIMDATGSRDLKLWFSDGTNYPGQDDIRDRQDRLTEALAAVYRRLGGHQRLLLEYKLFEPAFYTTDVPDWGTAYAHCVELGDRAQVCVDTGHHAPGTNIEFIVAFLLRAGKLGAFDFNSRFYADDDLMVGAADPFQLFRIMYEVVRGGGYQPETGVAFMLDQCHNIEAKIPGQIRSVCNVQEATAKALLVDVEALAAAQKSGDVIAANDVLMDAYNTDVRPLLAELREELGIDPDPVAAYRRSGYGERIVDERVGGSQAGWGA, encoded by the coding sequence ATGAGCGCTCCAGCGGCGGTCAGCCAGCGTTTGCGCACGCAGCGGATCGAAACCCCTTCCTGGGCGTACGGCAACTCGGGTACCCGGTTCAAGGTGTTCGCACAGCCAGGCGTGCCGCGAACGGTCCAGGAGAAGATCGACGACGCGGCGCAGGTGCACGCCTTCACCGGCGTGGCGCCCAGCGTCGCGCTGCACATTCCCTGGGACAAGGTAGACGATTACGGCAAACTCGCCGATTACGCCGAAGCCGCCGGAATCCGGCTGGGCACCATCAACGCCAACGTTTTCCAGGACGACGACTACAAGCTCGGCAGCGTGACCAATCCGGACCCCCGCGTCCGGCGCAAGGCGCTGGACCATCTGCTGGACTGCGTGGACATCATGGACGCCACCGGATCGCGCGACCTGAAGCTGTGGTTCTCCGACGGCACCAACTATCCGGGACAGGACGACATCCGCGACCGCCAGGACCGGCTCACCGAAGCGCTGGCCGCGGTCTACCGCCGGCTCGGCGGGCACCAGCGGCTGTTGCTGGAGTACAAGCTGTTCGAGCCAGCCTTCTACACCACGGACGTGCCGGACTGGGGCACCGCCTACGCGCACTGCGTCGAACTCGGCGACCGGGCGCAGGTCTGCGTGGACACCGGGCACCACGCGCCGGGCACGAACATCGAGTTCATCGTCGCCTTCCTGCTGCGCGCCGGAAAACTGGGCGCGTTCGACTTCAACTCGCGGTTCTACGCCGACGACGACCTGATGGTCGGCGCCGCGGACCCGTTCCAGCTGTTCCGCATCATGTACGAGGTGGTGCGCGGCGGCGGATACCAGCCGGAGACCGGCGTCGCGTTCATGCTCGACCAGTGCCACAACATCGAGGCGAAGATCCCCGGCCAGATCCGCTCGGTGTGCAATGTCCAGGAAGCCACCGCGAAAGCCCTGCTGGTGGACGTCGAAGCGCTGGCCGCGGCGCAGAAGTCCGGCGACGTGATCGCCGCGAACGACGTGCTGATGGACGCGTACAACACCGACGTCCGGCCGCTGCTCGCCGAACTGCGCGAGGAACTCGGCATCGACCCGGATCCGGTGGCGGCCTACCGGCGTTCGGGCTACGGCGAACGGATCGTGGACGAGCGGGTCGGCGGTAGCCAGGCGGGGTGGGGCGCGTGA